The Micropterus dolomieu isolate WLL.071019.BEF.003 ecotype Adirondacks linkage group LG14, ASM2129224v1, whole genome shotgun sequence DNA segment AAGATGTCCAAAGTGCTATTTTAACACGTGGAAACCTGTCAATTAGCTTATAGCAATTACAGATACAGCACAAAAGTGGCTAATTGGgaaatattacaaaaacagaATAGCTGGATATAAAAAGTATTTCTGTCATCTAATTTTTAATTGTACATTGTTTTCTTCATTCATTAAGATTGTTCCTGGAGTCTCTTAACTTTATAAGCAAACTAGTGACCAAAAGGCAGACTCAATTTAAACCATCAAAGGTTTTTGAGCACTCCACTCAATTTTGGGATATTTGTTGATAACTCAAGAAATAAAAGTTCATATAAATcaactttaaataaatacagtataaatgaaggatatattatatattttttagtttACAATTGACTAGCAGTGTCTCTGAGTTTAACATGCATACTGTGGAATTAAGTGGTTGACCTTTTCTGTGCACCTGTCTTAAAGCACAAATTATCCTAGGATCTGATCTAATACATCTTTAGGTCAGATCttcgatagatagatagatagatagatagatagatagatagatagatagatagataggtcTTTGAAGGAGCTCCATATCACTTAGCAGTCATTAGATGTCAGGTGATTACAGTGAAAGGACAAGGTGTAAGGAAAGAAGGCAACAGTTAAGTCAAATTAAGTGGGATTTGTTGATTTTGCCTCAGAATATTCCAGCACACTGgaattaaaactgaaataagATATTATGCACATCAAGTTGACCCTTTCACCTGAGCAGACACTGTTTGGCTGCTGCAGCTCGAATCTCAGGCAGGCCTCGTCCAAGTGCTGCGAGCGGAGTTTAAAGGTTATCCTGTGGTTGAAATGGGGGTCACTGTCACATTTCAACACACAGCTGCGCTTGATCTTCACCACCTGAGTGTGTATCTGTAAGCtcacctggacacacacacctgggaAACGCACAGATGATGTATTACCAACACTTACAAGGTTACTCCACTGACTTAGGTCAGACTTCCACATATCCACAAGCTTTTCCATGAACCTGAAAGACCTCATACCTGTGTTTGAGAGCAGCTGTAGGCCTCGAGCCCTCAGAACCACCACAGAGAGGCGCTGCAGAGTTGGACTGTAGCTGAGAGATATCTGCATATCACCCAGCTCTGAACACTGAGAGATAAgagataacaaaatgtttagCGTCCATGAGCGATTTTGTGCATATGCAAACGtcgtttgtgtctctgtgtgtacctgtgtgtcaTCCTCCGTCTCCAGGTCCCTCCAGAGCACCCTGCCAGCCTGACCGAGCTCCCcctccagaggaaacagaatccTGCCCACCACGTGGCGTTTACCATCTTGCTCCAcactcagcacacacacagtcagggTGCTCTGAGGCACGCACACTCCTGACACCTGTGGCGGAAACATACAGGAAGTGTGTGAGACCACATTCACAAGTCATCTGTTCTTTTGTCTCTAAGGTTTTGGATCAGATTTTAAAACTTCtgtaaatgtttctgtcctCGCCTGGAAAACCAAGCAGTCGTTGAACTCCGGGTCGGGCCCCGTGCCCCGTGCCTTGGCCTGGCGGGGCCTCCGGTCGTCAGGGAGTAGCCGCAGCTCCACCAGCGTGACGTTGCCGTGGAAACGGGGAGGGAGGTTGCCGAGGCGGAGCAAGGAGACCATGAGCTGCTCGCTGCTGTGTCGATACTCCACAGAGAAGCAGAGACGGGTGGCCATGCCAGGGGGGGGGGCCACCACCTCGTTCAGAGGAGGAACAGAGTAGAGGCCGGCCAGTACCGTCCCCACTGGGTACCATGCTGGTGGAGACAAGTTGTGAGTGTATGTAAGGATTTGCTAGGACGTTTGTGGGATTTACCTTTGATTCTAGATGCAAATTTTACTTATTGGATGACTTTTAGTGTAAATATTtatacagatattcatggtgcccaggggatgaatcctaatgactttggttgaacctctgacttttcctctagtgccacgaGGGCATGATACTGTTGTTTACAATAACGTGGTAGGTTTAACACATGGTCATTTTTGAAATGGATGTCAATAATGTCAAAGAAAGCAGACTTCTCAAATCTCTCCAGATGAAAAGACGGGAGCCTATCTACAGTATGTTCCCAGGGTCCTCCCCTGACCCCCTAACCCTAGAACTAGGGAACATAGGAATAACCCCAAAATGACAGCTAAGCTAATGAAGCTAAATGTGGGATCATTCCTATGCTTCCCAGTTCCAGGGTTCGGGTTACGAGGTAAGGATACAGGGAACTTAGAACTTAGGGAACTCTCCAAAACTTTAGCTCCATGAGTTGGTTAAAAATGCTCTCAGACtgactttttattattttcagctGACtcgttttaaaacaagaaccctgtaaaatgtaaatatgcatGATATTGTATTAagagactgaggctaaagctaacaggtctcTAGTTAGTCCTAGTGTTATGATACGGAAAATGTAaaggctaacatgctaaactaagatgatgaacatgATCAACGTCAACTGCTAACATTATccttgtgagcatgttagcatgccgatgttagcatttagctgaaagtACCACTGTTCTtaaatacagcctcacagagctgctgcatGTTTGTAGGCAGAGCATATCACTCTGGCAGAACCTGAAACATCTTGTACAAAAATCAGCGACCTCTCTAAATCTGTGATTCTCAATCTTTTTCATGTAAAGGGCACCTAAACTGATTATTATACCATGGGCCCCCATCTGTTGGatggaccaaaatagtcatacattctgACACTGTttcttatggatggaattatagtttTTGCTAGGGACCTATCCTTCAATTTCAGATTCAAATAACtgaatttcactttacaaattCAAAGGGACTATAATCATCTTGATATGCTGTCAAATAAAGGCCAATGACCTACTGCTTACTGAGAGTGACCCACGATGGGCTAGTATGTCCCTCCGGGCCTCCATCTTCATCTCCTCATTTTCCAGGTCACCATGGTTTTGTGTTATGAAGCGAGGAGGCAAGGTGAAAGGGATCTCACTGGGTCTTTCACACAGAGGGAAAATGTTATTAATTGTGCCTTCTGCAGCATTTCAAATATCAACTAATTGAACTGTGATACTACTCTTAAAATCAAGACTACAGAAGCCATAAACCCTGATGCTTCCAAGTGATGGATGCTGTTCTTCAGTGAAGCAGTAATGATTTTGGCAACCTACGAATTAAACTCTTGAAAGATGTGTGCCACTCAACGTGTCTTGCTGGTTTTAGGGGTTTAAGATACAGACCATGTGTTTGTGATGTCCCCTGTTTGAATCCAGCtgggacctttgttgcatgtcacaCAACCCCCTCTCTCTACTGTACACTATCTAATAAGAAAAGcgaaaacaaatatataa contains these protein-coding regions:
- the syt15 gene encoding synaptotagmin-15, which codes for MADQVILLPIGLSVGLLLLLLLGLLVYYLWRKNKGQSQYEELLSTVPSVPPCSAPVILVSQSPWATPSEIPFTLPPRFITQNHGDLENEEMKMEARRDILAHRGSLSVSTWYPVGTVLAGLYSVPPLNEVVAPPPGMATRLCFSVEYRHSSEQLMVSLLRLGNLPPRFHGNVTLVELRLLPDDRRPRQAKARGTGPDPEFNDCLVFQVSGVCVPQSTLTVCVLSVEQDGKRHVVGRILFPLEGELGQAGRVLWRDLETEDDTQCSELGDMQISLSYSPTLQRLSVVVLRARGLQLLSNTGVCVQVSLQIHTQVVKIKRSCVLKCDSDPHFNHRITFKLRSQHLDEACLRFELQQPNSVCSEPPALLGVLVLGPFMYARGLQLQHWMDMVNTPQEPVELWHGLGRAT